One Cucurbita pepo subsp. pepo cultivar mu-cu-16 chromosome LG07, ASM280686v2, whole genome shotgun sequence genomic region harbors:
- the LOC111798078 gene encoding protein ALP1-like, giving the protein MAAGGFSGDKRTTRSSAINAGAVTTRSKAKKSDRKNHLKHQLVTLIETTISSAHSFLSLNDLHLLPSQTLALESFIYSTSSSLQALSPCLPKLSLHPPPRQCWFQRFLSATAEVDCDPRWNLFFRMSKSSFSLLLRLLSPIQSCSSTSVPPDCALAAALFRLAHGASYKAVGRRFGIDSADACRSFYAVCKAINDKLGHLLELRSDIDRIVVGFGWISLPNCCGVLGLRRFGVEGDLLGKDGSLLVQALVDAEGRFLDVSAGWPSSMKPETILRQSKLYAEIEKSGELLKGPVYNLDDGKPISQYLIGDSCFPLLPWLLTPYMKLNEEDSSGFPERAFNSTHNRAMGLVNTAFCKVRARWKLLSKPWKEECRDFFPFIVLTGCLLHNFLIKCSEKLVEEQDEDDGASCSSEEQKFPLYDGETGDDRGKDIRDALALHLSRLSFRR; this is encoded by the coding sequence ATGGCCGCTGGAGGATTCAGCGGCGATAAGAGAACTACCAGAAGCTCCGCCATTAACGCCGGTGCCGTCACTACAAGAAGCAAGGCCAAGAAATCCGACCGGAAGAACCATCTCAAACACCAACTGGTAACCCTCATCGAAACCACCATTTCTTCCGCTCactcatttctttctctcaaCGATCTCCACCTTCTTCCCTCTCAAACTCTTGCCCTTGAATCCTTCATCTATTCCACTTCATCCTCTCTTCAAGCTCTCTCTCCTTGTCTCCCCAAACTTTCCCTGCATCCGCCGCCGCGGCAATGCTGGTTCCAACGCTTCCTCTCTGCGACGGCGGAGGTTGATTGCGACCCGAGATGGAATCTCTTCTTCCGTATGTCGAAATCGTCCTTCTCCCTCCTCCTTCGTCTCCTTTCCCCGATTCAAAGCTGCTCATCCACTTCCGTTCCGCCTGATTGTGCTTTAGCCGCTGCGCTTTTCCGATTGGCGCATGGCGCGAGTTACAAGGCGGTTGGGAGGCGGTTTGGGATTGATTCTGCTGACGCTTGCCGCTCGTTTTATGCGGTTTGTAAGGCTATCAATGACAAATTGGGGCATTTGCTTGAGCTTCGGTCTGATATTGATCGGATTGTAGTGGGATTTGGGTGGATTTCGCTTCCGAATTGCTGTGGGGTTTTAGGACTAAGAAGATTTGGGGTTGAAGGTGACCTTCTAGGTAAAGACGGATCGCTTCTGGTTCAGGCATTGGTTGATGCTGAAGGGAGGTTTCTGGATGTCTCTGCCGGATGGCCGAGCTCAATGAAACCTGAAACAATCTTGCGGCAGAGCAAGCTATATGCAGAAATTGAGAAATCCGGTGAATTACTCAAAGGCCCTGTTTATAATCTCGACGATGGAAAGCCCATTTCCCAATACTTGATAGGTGATTCTTGCTTCCCCCTTTTGCCATGGCTTTTGACACCATACATGAAACTGAACGAGGAAGATAGCTCTGGTTTTCCTGAGAGAGCATTCAATTCCACACACAATCGTGCAATGGGGTTGGTTAACACAGCGTTTTGCAAAGTCCGAGCTCGGTGGAAGCTTCTTTCAAAGCCATGGAAGGAAGAATGTAGAGATTTCTTCCCATTTATTGTGTTGACTGGGTGTCTACTGCATAATTTTCTCATTAAATGCAGTGAGAAACTAGTAGAAGAACAAGATGAAGACGACGGAGCAAGTTGTTCTAGTGAGGAACAGAAGTTTCCTCTTTATGATGGTGAGACAGGAGACGATCGAGGTAAGGATATCAGAGATGCGCTTGCCTTGCACTTGAGTAGGCTGAGCTTCAGAAGATGA
- the LOC111798603 gene encoding uncharacterized protein LOC111798603 has translation MSRRSGACLRCCLVFFAVVSALAVCGPALFWRFKKALHLGDSKTSCAPCICDCPPPLSLLKIAPGLANLSVTDCGGNDPDLKREMEKQFVDLLTEELKLQEAVAGEHTRHMNITVFEAKRAASQYQREAEKCISATETCEEARERAEALTIKERKLTSLWERRARQMGWDG, from the exons ATGTCACGCCGATCTGGGGCTTGCCTGCGCTGTTGTCTCGTGTTCTTCGCTGTAGTCTCTGCTTTGGCTGTTTGTGGACCGGCTTTGTTTTGGCGATTCAAGAAGGCTTTGCATTTGGGCGATTCCAAAACCTCCTGCGCTCCTTGCATCTGCGATTGTCCGCCCCCATTATCCCTTTTGAAGATCGCCCCCG GTCTGGCCAATCTCTCTGTAACAG ACTGTGGAGGAAATGACCCAGATCTCAAGCGGGAGATGGAAAAGCAATTTGTGGACCTTTTGACAGAGGAATTGAAGCTTCAAGAAGCAGTTGCTGGCGAACATACTCGCCATATGAACATCACTGTATTTGAAGCAAAAAGGGCAGCTTCTCAGTATCAAAGGGAGGCTGAAAAGTGCATTTCTGCAACCGAAACTTGTGAAGAGGCTCGAGAACGCGCCGAGGCATTGACGATCAAGGAGAGGAAGCTTACATCATTATGGGAGCGACGAGCCCGCCAAATGGGTTGGGATGGGTAA
- the LOC111798601 gene encoding two-component response regulator ORR24-like, whose amino-acid sequence MTVEDRRANLVGENGVMDQFPIGMRVLAVDDDPICLKVLENLLRKCQYHVTTTNQAIQALKMLRENRNKFDLVISDVNMPDMDGFKLLELVGLEMDLPVIMLSAHSDTELVKKGVFHGACDYLLKPVRIEELKNIWQHVLRRKTSSAKNQNECTNGNDTLCQTVEVVKGFPSAASADNGKPGKRRKDDDDDEEGGEEESAYETDDSSSQKKQRVVWFGELHRKFIAAVNHLGYEKAVPKKILDLMNVEGLTRENVASHLQKYRQYLKKMCTKEAQQCNMMAAFGGKDTSFRPMASLNGFSMTGTGRLSNATFSSYPSRGIVGRLNSTAGLSLHGIASSGMIQQGASHNLSSSLNILGKPHPTLLLSNRPPSIFNSISTPSDHIQSHWDKHNAPFKESNLINDVSSFTVSTSFPDSRVAVGCSSNFDFGVSSHSLMLQGHKQQSHGSGEFRDQSCFKVSPINPEPVGCSTGVSNILGGHGQSNKNWQGVSLTGTYPSDGMPAINLTISSAQPDNENFPVGFPSTSVDSSSQLDLRGETQCYDELMDRVVDAMNDRSKQQWETAKQNYYGNHSSILRNSLVSGNSVADPLDPSSADPNNAICLENIGSSLTNQLNNDAPAFIQQDAETLMMETWMNFDGKSLMDPTKLHYSFSSLDE is encoded by the exons ATGACTGTGGAGGATCGAAGAGCTAATTTGGTGGGTGAAAATGGGGTTATGGATCAGTTTCCTATTGGTATGCGTGTTCTTGCTGTGGATGATGACCCCATTTGCCTTAAGGTTTTGGAGAATTTGCTTCGTAAATGTCAATATCATG TTACAACGACGAATCAGGCGATTCAGGCACTTAAAATGTTGAGGGAAAACAGAAACaagtttgatttggttatcAGTGATGTGAACATGCCAGACATGGATGGTTTTAAGCTCCTCGAGCTCGTAGGCCTTGAAATGGACCTACCCGTTATCA TGCTGTCTGCGCATAGCGATACCGAGCTTGTAAAGAAGGGAGTTTTTCATGGTGCTTGTGATTATTTGCTGAAACCCGTTCGAATTGAGGAGCTGAAGAACATATGGCAACACGTCCTCCGAAGAAAGACTTCCTCAGCTAAGAACCAAAACGAGTGCACTAATGGAAATGACACTTTATGTCAAACTGTTGAAGTTGTAAAAGGTTTCCCGTCTGCGGCGAGTGCTGATAACGGGAAACCTGGTAAAAGGCGGAAAGACGACGATGACGATGAGGAAGGAGGTGAAGAAGAGAGCGCATACGAGACCGACGACTCCTCGTCCCAAAAAAAGCAAAGGGTAGTTTGGTTCGGTGAGCTGCATAGAAAGTTTATTGCAGCTGTTAATCATTTGGGCTATGAAA AGGCCGTTCCTAAAAAGATCCTCGATCTAATGAACGTCGAAGGACTCACAAGAGAAAACGTCGCTAGCCATCTTCAG AAATACAGGCAGtaccttaaaaaaatgtgtaCTAAGGAAGCTCAGCAATGTAATATGATGGCTGCATTTGGAGGTAAAGACACCTCCTTCAGGCCCATGGCTTCACTCAATGGATTTTCAATGACGGGAACGGGAAGGCTCTCGAACGCTACGTTCTCGTCGTATCCCTCTCGAGGAATCGTTGGTAGATTAAACTCTACTGCTGGATTGAGCTTACACGGTATTGCTTCCTCGGGAATGATCCAACAGGGTGCTTCCCATAACTTGAGTAGCTCATTGAATATACTCGGGAAACCCCATCCGACTCTCTTGCTTTCAAACAGACCGCCGAGTATATTCAACAGTATTTCGACGCCATCAGATCACATCCAGTCGCATTGGGACAAACACAACGCACCATTTAAAGAGTCGAATTTGATAAATGATGTCTCGAGTTTTACAGTTTCCACGAGCTTCCCTGATTCTAGAGTGGCTGTTGGTTGCTCAAGCAATTTTGACTTCGGTGTTTCGAGCCATTCGTTGATGTTACAAGGACATAAGCAACAGAGTCATGGCAGCGGAGAGTTTCGAGATCAGTCTTGTTTTAAGGTATCTCCAATCAACCCGGAACCCGTAGGCTGCAGCACAGGCGTTTCTAACATTTTGGGCGGTCATGGTCAGTCGAACAAAAACTGGCAGGGTGTCTCGCTCACTGGAACTTACCCTTCTGATGGAATGCCTGCGATTAATTTGACGATTTCTTCGGCTCAGCCCGATAACGAAAACTTTCCTGTTGGTTTTCCTTCGACTAGCGTGGACTCGAGTTCTCAGCTTGATTTAAGAGGGGAGACGCAATGCTACGACGAACTAATGGATCGGGTTGTCGATGCCATGAATGACAGATCAAAGCAACAATGGGAAACAGCTAAACAGAATTACTATGGCAACCATAGTTCTATATTGAGAAACTCTCTTGTTTCTGGGAATAGTGTTGCAGATCCCTTGGACCCGAGTTCAGCAGATCCGAACAATGCGATCTGTCTCGAAAACATCGGTAGCTCTTTGACTAACCAGTTGAATAACGACGCTCCCGCCTTCATTCAGCAAGACGCAGAAACGTTGATGATGGAGACTTGGATGAACTTCGACGGAAAAAGTCTCATGGATCCAACAAAGCTACACTATAGTTTTAGTTCCCTGGACGAGTAG